The following coding sequences are from one Cervus canadensis isolate Bull #8, Minnesota chromosome 4, ASM1932006v1, whole genome shotgun sequence window:
- the ZBTB7A gene encoding zinc finger and BTB domain-containing protein 7A isoform X2: MEVSARKMAGGVDGPIGIPFPDHSSDILSGLNEQRTQGLLCDVVILVEGREFPTHRSVLAACSQYFKKLFTSGAVVDQQNVYEIDFVSAEALTALMDFAYTATLTVSTANVGDILSAARLLEIPAVSHVCADLLDRQILAADAGADAGQLDLVDQIDQRNLLRAKEYLEFFQTNPMNSLPATAAASFPWSAFGASDDDLDATKEAVAAAVAAVAAGDCNGLDFYGPGPPAERPPAGDGDEGDSNPGLWPERDEDAPAGGLFPTPVVPPSTATQNGHYGRGGEEEAASLSEAAPEPGDSPGFLSGAAEGEDADGADADGLAASTLLQQMMSSVGRAGAATAGDSDEESRADDKGVVDYYLKYFSGAHDGDVYPAWSQKVEKKIRAKAFQKCPICEKVIQGAGKLPRHIRTHTGEKPYECNICKVRFTRQDKLKVHMRKHTGEKPYLCQQCGAAFAHNYDLKNHMRVHTGLRPYQCDSCCKTFVRSDHLHRHLKKDGCNGVPSRRGRKPRVRGGALGGPDPAPAPGAPAPPPPGAPAPPGSPEDDTAAAARRNGQEKHFKDEDEEEDEASPDGLGRLNVASAAGGGDGGSGATTADGSFAAGLA; encoded by the exons atggag GTCTCGGCGCGGAAGATGGCCGGCGGCGTGGACGGCCCCATCGGGATCCCGTTCCCCGACCACAGCAGTGACATCCTGAGCGGACTCAACGAGCAGCGGACGCAGGGCCTGCTGTGTGACGTGGTGATCCTGGTAGAGGGCCGTGAGTTCCCCACGCACCGCTCGGTGCTAGCCGCCTGCAGCCAGTACTTCAAGAAGTTGTTCACATCAGGCGCCGTGGTGGACCAGCAGAACGTGTACGAGATCGACTTCGTCAGCGCTGAGGCACTCACGGCCCTCATGGACTTCGCCTACACGGCCACACTCACTGTCAGCACGGCCAACGTGGGCGACATCCTCAGCGCCGCCCGCCTGCTCGAGATCCCCGCTGTGAGCCACGTGTGCGCCGACCTCCTCGACCGGCAGATCCTGGCAGCCGACGCAGGCGCCGATGCCGGGCAGCTGGACCTCGTAGATCAAATTGATCAGCGAAACCTCCTTCGCGCCAAGGAGTACCTCGAGTTCTTCCAGACCAATCCCATGAACAGCCTGCCTGCCACCGCGGCCGCCTCCTTCCCATGGTCTGCCTTTGGCGCATCCGATGATGACCTGGATGCCACCAAGGAGGCCGTGGCCGCCGCCGTGGCCGCCGTGGCTGCTGGCGACTGCAATGGCTTGGATTTCTACGGGCCCGGCCCCCCGGCTGAGCGGCCCCCAGCCGGGGATGGGGATGAGGGCGACAGCAACCCAGGTCTGTGGCCAGAGCGGGATGAGGACGCCCCAGCAGGGGGCCTCTTCCCAACCCCTGTGGTCCCACCATCCACCGCCACGCAGAACGGCCATTACGgccggggcggggaggaggaggcggcCTCACTGTCGGAAGCAGCCCCGGAGCCAGGCGACTCTCCGGGCTTCCTGTCAGGCGCGGCTGAGGGCGAGGACGCGGACGGGGCTGATGCGGACGGGCTGGCGGCCAGCACGCTGCTGCAGCAGATGATGTCGTCGGTGGGCCGGGCGGGGGCAGCCACGGCGGGGGACAGCGACGAGGAGTCACGGGCGGACGACAAGGGCGTTGTGGACTACTACCTGAAGTACTTCAGCGGCGCCCACGACGGGGACGTCTACCCGGCCTGGTCACAGAAGGTGGAGAAGAAGATCCGGGCCAAGGCCTTCCAGAAGTGCCCCATCTGTGAGAAGGTCATCCAGGGTGCCGGCAAGCTGCCGCGCCACATCCGGACCCACACAGGCGAGAAGCCCTACGAGTGTAACATCTGCAAGGTCCGATTCACCAG GCAGGACAAGCTCAAGGTGCACATGAGGAAgcacacgggcgagaagccctacCTGTGCCAGCAGTGCGGGGCGGCCTTCGCGCACAACTACGACCTGAAGAACCACATGCGCGTGCACACCGGCCTGCGGCCTTACCAGTGCGACAGCTGCTGCAAGACCTTCGTGCGCTCCGACCACCTGCACAGACACCTCAAGAAGGACGGCTGCAACGGCGTGCCCTCGCGCCGTGGCCGCAAGCCCCGTGTGCGGGGCGGGGCGCTTGGGGGGCCCGACCCCGCTCCAGCCCCGGGGGCCCCCGCGCCCCCACCGCCtggcgcccccgccccgcccggctcGCCCGAAGATGACACCGCTGCCGCCGCGCGGCGCAATGGCCAGGAGAAGCACTTTAAGGacgaggacgaggaggaggacgAGGCCAGCCCCGATGGCCTGGGCAGGTTGAATGTAGCGAGCGCCGCAGGGGGAGGCGACGGGGGCTCCGGGGCCACCACCGCCGACGGCAGCTTCGCGGCCGGACTCGcttga
- the ZBTB7A gene encoding zinc finger and BTB domain-containing protein 7A isoform X1, with the protein MGSRTEPAPSQLADFTLEVSARKMAGGVDGPIGIPFPDHSSDILSGLNEQRTQGLLCDVVILVEGREFPTHRSVLAACSQYFKKLFTSGAVVDQQNVYEIDFVSAEALTALMDFAYTATLTVSTANVGDILSAARLLEIPAVSHVCADLLDRQILAADAGADAGQLDLVDQIDQRNLLRAKEYLEFFQTNPMNSLPATAAASFPWSAFGASDDDLDATKEAVAAAVAAVAAGDCNGLDFYGPGPPAERPPAGDGDEGDSNPGLWPERDEDAPAGGLFPTPVVPPSTATQNGHYGRGGEEEAASLSEAAPEPGDSPGFLSGAAEGEDADGADADGLAASTLLQQMMSSVGRAGAATAGDSDEESRADDKGVVDYYLKYFSGAHDGDVYPAWSQKVEKKIRAKAFQKCPICEKVIQGAGKLPRHIRTHTGEKPYECNICKVRFTRQDKLKVHMRKHTGEKPYLCQQCGAAFAHNYDLKNHMRVHTGLRPYQCDSCCKTFVRSDHLHRHLKKDGCNGVPSRRGRKPRVRGGALGGPDPAPAPGAPAPPPPGAPAPPGSPEDDTAAAARRNGQEKHFKDEDEEEDEASPDGLGRLNVASAAGGGDGGSGATTADGSFAAGLA; encoded by the exons ATGGGTTCAAGGACAGAGCCCGCTCCTTCCCAACTGGCTGACTTCACACTTGAA GTCTCGGCGCGGAAGATGGCCGGCGGCGTGGACGGCCCCATCGGGATCCCGTTCCCCGACCACAGCAGTGACATCCTGAGCGGACTCAACGAGCAGCGGACGCAGGGCCTGCTGTGTGACGTGGTGATCCTGGTAGAGGGCCGTGAGTTCCCCACGCACCGCTCGGTGCTAGCCGCCTGCAGCCAGTACTTCAAGAAGTTGTTCACATCAGGCGCCGTGGTGGACCAGCAGAACGTGTACGAGATCGACTTCGTCAGCGCTGAGGCACTCACGGCCCTCATGGACTTCGCCTACACGGCCACACTCACTGTCAGCACGGCCAACGTGGGCGACATCCTCAGCGCCGCCCGCCTGCTCGAGATCCCCGCTGTGAGCCACGTGTGCGCCGACCTCCTCGACCGGCAGATCCTGGCAGCCGACGCAGGCGCCGATGCCGGGCAGCTGGACCTCGTAGATCAAATTGATCAGCGAAACCTCCTTCGCGCCAAGGAGTACCTCGAGTTCTTCCAGACCAATCCCATGAACAGCCTGCCTGCCACCGCGGCCGCCTCCTTCCCATGGTCTGCCTTTGGCGCATCCGATGATGACCTGGATGCCACCAAGGAGGCCGTGGCCGCCGCCGTGGCCGCCGTGGCTGCTGGCGACTGCAATGGCTTGGATTTCTACGGGCCCGGCCCCCCGGCTGAGCGGCCCCCAGCCGGGGATGGGGATGAGGGCGACAGCAACCCAGGTCTGTGGCCAGAGCGGGATGAGGACGCCCCAGCAGGGGGCCTCTTCCCAACCCCTGTGGTCCCACCATCCACCGCCACGCAGAACGGCCATTACGgccggggcggggaggaggaggcggcCTCACTGTCGGAAGCAGCCCCGGAGCCAGGCGACTCTCCGGGCTTCCTGTCAGGCGCGGCTGAGGGCGAGGACGCGGACGGGGCTGATGCGGACGGGCTGGCGGCCAGCACGCTGCTGCAGCAGATGATGTCGTCGGTGGGCCGGGCGGGGGCAGCCACGGCGGGGGACAGCGACGAGGAGTCACGGGCGGACGACAAGGGCGTTGTGGACTACTACCTGAAGTACTTCAGCGGCGCCCACGACGGGGACGTCTACCCGGCCTGGTCACAGAAGGTGGAGAAGAAGATCCGGGCCAAGGCCTTCCAGAAGTGCCCCATCTGTGAGAAGGTCATCCAGGGTGCCGGCAAGCTGCCGCGCCACATCCGGACCCACACAGGCGAGAAGCCCTACGAGTGTAACATCTGCAAGGTCCGATTCACCAG GCAGGACAAGCTCAAGGTGCACATGAGGAAgcacacgggcgagaagccctacCTGTGCCAGCAGTGCGGGGCGGCCTTCGCGCACAACTACGACCTGAAGAACCACATGCGCGTGCACACCGGCCTGCGGCCTTACCAGTGCGACAGCTGCTGCAAGACCTTCGTGCGCTCCGACCACCTGCACAGACACCTCAAGAAGGACGGCTGCAACGGCGTGCCCTCGCGCCGTGGCCGCAAGCCCCGTGTGCGGGGCGGGGCGCTTGGGGGGCCCGACCCCGCTCCAGCCCCGGGGGCCCCCGCGCCCCCACCGCCtggcgcccccgccccgcccggctcGCCCGAAGATGACACCGCTGCCGCCGCGCGGCGCAATGGCCAGGAGAAGCACTTTAAGGacgaggacgaggaggaggacgAGGCCAGCCCCGATGGCCTGGGCAGGTTGAATGTAGCGAGCGCCGCAGGGGGAGGCGACGGGGGCTCCGGGGCCACCACCGCCGACGGCAGCTTCGCGGCCGGACTCGcttga
- the ZBTB7A gene encoding zinc finger and BTB domain-containing protein 7A isoform X3, producing the protein MAGGVDGPIGIPFPDHSSDILSGLNEQRTQGLLCDVVILVEGREFPTHRSVLAACSQYFKKLFTSGAVVDQQNVYEIDFVSAEALTALMDFAYTATLTVSTANVGDILSAARLLEIPAVSHVCADLLDRQILAADAGADAGQLDLVDQIDQRNLLRAKEYLEFFQTNPMNSLPATAAASFPWSAFGASDDDLDATKEAVAAAVAAVAAGDCNGLDFYGPGPPAERPPAGDGDEGDSNPGLWPERDEDAPAGGLFPTPVVPPSTATQNGHYGRGGEEEAASLSEAAPEPGDSPGFLSGAAEGEDADGADADGLAASTLLQQMMSSVGRAGAATAGDSDEESRADDKGVVDYYLKYFSGAHDGDVYPAWSQKVEKKIRAKAFQKCPICEKVIQGAGKLPRHIRTHTGEKPYECNICKVRFTRQDKLKVHMRKHTGEKPYLCQQCGAAFAHNYDLKNHMRVHTGLRPYQCDSCCKTFVRSDHLHRHLKKDGCNGVPSRRGRKPRVRGGALGGPDPAPAPGAPAPPPPGAPAPPGSPEDDTAAAARRNGQEKHFKDEDEEEDEASPDGLGRLNVASAAGGGDGGSGATTADGSFAAGLA; encoded by the exons ATGGCCGGCGGCGTGGACGGCCCCATCGGGATCCCGTTCCCCGACCACAGCAGTGACATCCTGAGCGGACTCAACGAGCAGCGGACGCAGGGCCTGCTGTGTGACGTGGTGATCCTGGTAGAGGGCCGTGAGTTCCCCACGCACCGCTCGGTGCTAGCCGCCTGCAGCCAGTACTTCAAGAAGTTGTTCACATCAGGCGCCGTGGTGGACCAGCAGAACGTGTACGAGATCGACTTCGTCAGCGCTGAGGCACTCACGGCCCTCATGGACTTCGCCTACACGGCCACACTCACTGTCAGCACGGCCAACGTGGGCGACATCCTCAGCGCCGCCCGCCTGCTCGAGATCCCCGCTGTGAGCCACGTGTGCGCCGACCTCCTCGACCGGCAGATCCTGGCAGCCGACGCAGGCGCCGATGCCGGGCAGCTGGACCTCGTAGATCAAATTGATCAGCGAAACCTCCTTCGCGCCAAGGAGTACCTCGAGTTCTTCCAGACCAATCCCATGAACAGCCTGCCTGCCACCGCGGCCGCCTCCTTCCCATGGTCTGCCTTTGGCGCATCCGATGATGACCTGGATGCCACCAAGGAGGCCGTGGCCGCCGCCGTGGCCGCCGTGGCTGCTGGCGACTGCAATGGCTTGGATTTCTACGGGCCCGGCCCCCCGGCTGAGCGGCCCCCAGCCGGGGATGGGGATGAGGGCGACAGCAACCCAGGTCTGTGGCCAGAGCGGGATGAGGACGCCCCAGCAGGGGGCCTCTTCCCAACCCCTGTGGTCCCACCATCCACCGCCACGCAGAACGGCCATTACGgccggggcggggaggaggaggcggcCTCACTGTCGGAAGCAGCCCCGGAGCCAGGCGACTCTCCGGGCTTCCTGTCAGGCGCGGCTGAGGGCGAGGACGCGGACGGGGCTGATGCGGACGGGCTGGCGGCCAGCACGCTGCTGCAGCAGATGATGTCGTCGGTGGGCCGGGCGGGGGCAGCCACGGCGGGGGACAGCGACGAGGAGTCACGGGCGGACGACAAGGGCGTTGTGGACTACTACCTGAAGTACTTCAGCGGCGCCCACGACGGGGACGTCTACCCGGCCTGGTCACAGAAGGTGGAGAAGAAGATCCGGGCCAAGGCCTTCCAGAAGTGCCCCATCTGTGAGAAGGTCATCCAGGGTGCCGGCAAGCTGCCGCGCCACATCCGGACCCACACAGGCGAGAAGCCCTACGAGTGTAACATCTGCAAGGTCCGATTCACCAG GCAGGACAAGCTCAAGGTGCACATGAGGAAgcacacgggcgagaagccctacCTGTGCCAGCAGTGCGGGGCGGCCTTCGCGCACAACTACGACCTGAAGAACCACATGCGCGTGCACACCGGCCTGCGGCCTTACCAGTGCGACAGCTGCTGCAAGACCTTCGTGCGCTCCGACCACCTGCACAGACACCTCAAGAAGGACGGCTGCAACGGCGTGCCCTCGCGCCGTGGCCGCAAGCCCCGTGTGCGGGGCGGGGCGCTTGGGGGGCCCGACCCCGCTCCAGCCCCGGGGGCCCCCGCGCCCCCACCGCCtggcgcccccgccccgcccggctcGCCCGAAGATGACACCGCTGCCGCCGCGCGGCGCAATGGCCAGGAGAAGCACTTTAAGGacgaggacgaggaggaggacgAGGCCAGCCCCGATGGCCTGGGCAGGTTGAATGTAGCGAGCGCCGCAGGGGGAGGCGACGGGGGCTCCGGGGCCACCACCGCCGACGGCAGCTTCGCGGCCGGACTCGcttga